Proteins co-encoded in one Medicago truncatula cultivar Jemalong A17 chromosome 8, MtrunA17r5.0-ANR, whole genome shotgun sequence genomic window:
- the LOC25500956 gene encoding heat shock 70 kDa protein 4, producing MAKKYEGVAIGIDLGTTYSCVGVWQEQTDRVEIIHNDQGNKTTPSCVAFTNSQRLIGHAAKNQASSNPTNTIFDAKRLIGRKYSDSIVQKDQLLWPFKVTAGANDKPKILVNYNGKEHHFVAEEISSMILSQMREIADAFLESPVKNAVITVPAYFNDSQRRATKDAGVIAGLNVIRIINEPTAAALAYGIQKRANCLEERRIFIFDLGGGTFDVSLLTVKNNVFEVKATAGDTHLGGEDFDNRMVNHFVKEFKRKNKVDIIGNSKALRRLRTNCEKAKRTLSYDTEATIDIDAICEGIDFCSSITRAKFEQLNMDLFEKCMETVESCLTDAKMDKSSVDDIVLVGGSSRIPKVKQLLQEFFKGKELYKSINPDEAVAYGAAVQAALLSEGMKTVPKVTLQDVIPLSLGFSIKGDLMDVMIPRNTCIPVKKTGRYVTAYDNQTGVRIHVYEGERMIASENNLLGFFRLSVPHAPRYLPVQVCFAIDADGILKVSAKEKTSGNKKDITITNENGRLSSEEIGRMIQEAENFKAEDMKFKKKVKAINALDDYLYHVRKIMKDNCVSSMLTPVDKILIDSAMIKGKSLIDGNKQEDTFVFLDFLKELESIFGSALNKINKGYSGEESDSDS from the exons ATGGCAAAAAAGTATGAAGGAGTTGCTATAGGAATTGATCTTGGCACAACTTACTCATGTGTTGGAGTATGGCAAGAGCAAACTGATCGTGTGGAAATAATTCACAATGATCAAGGAAACAAAACAACACCTTCTTGTGTTGCTTTTACTAATTCTCAGAGATTGATTGGTCATGCTGCCAAAAATCAAGCTTCCTCTAACCCCACCAACACTATCTTTG ATGCAAAGAGGTTAATTGGAAGAAAGTATAGTGACTCCATAGTTCAGAAGGATCAACTGTTGTGGCCATTTAAGGTCACTGCTGGTGCTAATGACAAACCGAAGATCCTTGTGAACTACAATGGGAAGGAACATCACTTTGTTGCTGAAGAAATATCCTCTATGATTCTATCACAGATGCGAGAGATTGCAGATGCATTTCTTGAGTCACCTGTTAAGAATGCAGTGATTACGGTGCCAGCGTATTTCAATGATTCGCAGCGACGAGCCACCAAGGATGCTGGTGTCATTGCTGGCCTCAATGTAATACGGATAATCAACGAACCAACTGCAGCTGCTCTTGCATATGGCATTCAAAAGAGAGCTAATTGTCTTGAAGAGagaaggatttttatttttgaccttGGCGGTGGAACTTTTGATGTGTCTCTTCTTACAGTAAAGAATAATGTCTTCGAAGTCAAGGCCACTGCCGGAGACACTCACCTTGGAGGAGAGGACTTTGATAATCGAATGGTGAATCACTTTGTGAAAGAGTTTAAGAGGAAGAACAAAGTTGACATTATTGGGAACTCAAAAGCCCTAAGGAGATTGAGAACTAACTGCGAGAAGGCGAAAAGGACACTTTCATACGATACAGAGGCTACAATTGACATAGATGCTATATGTGAGGGCATTGACTTCTGCTCATCAATCACTCGAGCCAAGTTCGAGCAACTGAATATGGACCTCTTTGAAAAGTGTATGGAGACCGTTGAAAGTTGTTTGACCGATGCTAAGATGGACAAGAGTAGTGTAGATGATATTGTACTTGTTGGTGGCTCGTCTAGGATTCCCAAAGTGAAGCAGCTATTGCAGGAGTTTTTCAAGGGCAAGGAGTTATACAAGAGCATCAACCCTGATGAGGCTGTTGCTTATGGTGCCGCTGTTCAGGCTGCTTTGTTGAGTGAAGGCATGAAGACTGTTCCGAAAGTGACGCTGCAAGATGTTATACCTTTGTCTCTTGGTTTTTCTATAAAAGGAGATCTTATGGATGTTATGATTCCTAGGAACACTTGCATCCCTGTCAAGAAGACAGGTAGATATGTTACTGCATATGATAACCAAACTGGAGTCCGAATTCATGTTTATGAGGGCGAGAGAATGATAGCTAGCGAAAACAACTTGCTTGGTTTCTTTCGTCTTTCAGTTCCTCATGCACCTCGTTACCTTCCTGTCCAAGTATGCTTTGCTATAGATGCTGACGGTATATTAAAAGTCTCTGCGAAGGAAAAAACCAGTGGTAATAAGAAAGATATTAcaataacaaatgaaaatggAAGATTATCAAGTGAAGAAATTGGGAGAATGATCCAGGAAGCTGAGAATTTCAAGGCTGAAGATATGAAGTTCAAAAAGAAAGTTAAAGCAATCAATGCTTTGGATGACTATCTTTACCATGTGAGGAAAATCATGAAGGATAATTGTGTTAGTTCCATGCTGACACCTGTAGACAAAATTTTGATAGATTCTGCAATGATAAAGGGAAAAAGCTTGATTGATGGAAACAAGCAGGAAGATACATTTGTGTTTTTGGACTTTTTGAAGGAGCTTGAGAGCATCTTTGGATCTGCTTTGAATAAGATCAACAAAGGTTACTCCGGTGAAGAAAGTGATTCTGATTCTTaa
- the LOC25500955 gene encoding beta-glucanase, producing MINIFPFLSLTFLFLSLHHPTMADQSLHQTQPLKQIAIDYTPEACNHCPISNTIALTYDHRGGARWRSTTRFLYGTFTAKIQTPKGNTDGLNFNFYLSSLEGDKLQDEIDFEFLGKDSTIIQTNYYSNGNGNNEKIHQLGFDSSDGFHEYGIKWGDGLIEWWIDGKLLRKDERKEGDMFPEKAMYLYASIWDASCIAEGEWTGKYCGADVPYVCHYKDIHVPLKNAVE from the exons ATGATTAACATATTTCCTTTCCTTTCATTGACTTTTCTATTCCTTTCTCTTCATCACCCTACAATGGCGGATCAATCGCTTCACCAAACCCAACCATTGAAGCAAATCGCAATCGACTACACTCCAGAAGCATGTAACCACTGTCCTATCTCCAACACCATCGCCCTTACCTATGACCACCGCGGCGGTGCACGGTGGCGATCCACAACCCGTTTCCTATACGGAACCTTCACCGCCAAAATTCAAACTCCAAAAGGTAACACAGATGGCCTCAACTTCAACTTCTACCTTTCCTCTCTCGAAGGTGATAAATTGCAAGATGAGATTGATTTTGAGTTTCTCGGCAAAGATAGCACCATCATTCAAACCAACTATTACTCTAACG GTAATGGAAACAATGAAAAGATTCACCAACTTGGTTTTGATTCTTCTGATGGGTTTCATGAGTATGGGATCAAGTGGGGTGATGGGTTGATTGAGTGGTGGATTGATGGGAAGTTGTTGAGAAAGGATGAGAGGAAAGAGGGTGATATGTTTCCTGAAAAGGCTATGTATTTGTATGCTTCTATTTGGGATGCTAGTTGTATCGCTGAGGGAGAGTGGACTGGGAAGTATTGTGGAGCTGATGTTCCTTATGTTTGTCATTATAAAGATATTCATGTTCCTTTGAAGAATGCTGTCGAATGA